A stretch of Oryza brachyantha chromosome 4, ObraRS2, whole genome shotgun sequence DNA encodes these proteins:
- the LOC107303978 gene encoding 21 kDa protein, whose translation MAITTSRHPLLLVLVFLAAATLASSSSKPQPRSRPAVSPAAAADFVRRSCRATRYPQVCERSLMPQAPAVGRSPRLLAQAALAVGADRARSCSGYLGGSGSSSKSKRSGGALGDCADTLRDAEERLRQSAAEMGRMGRAGSPRYAWRLSNVQTWASAALTDASTCLDSLATYTAPGAGADVDALRKRVVATSQATSNALALVNQLDPHHHQ comes from the coding sequence ATGGCCATCACGACAAGCCGCCACCCTCttctcctcgtcctcgtcttcctcgccgccgccacgctcgCAAGCAGCTCGTCGAAGCCGCAGCCCAGGTCCAGGCCGGCGGTcagcccggccgccgcggcggactTCGTGCGGCGGTCCTGCCGCGCCACGCGGTACCCGCAGGTGTGCGAGCGGAGCCTCATGCCGCAGGCCCCCGCCGTGGGGCGCAGCCCGCGGCTCCTGGCGCAggccgcgctcgccgtcggcgccgaccGCGCCCGCTCCTGCTCGGGCTACCTCGGAGGCTCAGGCTCCAGCTCCAAGTCCAagcgctccggcggcgcccTGGGCGACTGCGCCGACACGCtgcgcgacgcggaggagcGGCTGCGGcagtcggcggcggagatgggcCGGATGGGGCGGGCGGGGAGCCCCCGGTACGCGTGGCGGCTGAGCAACGTGCAGACCTGGGCCAGCGCGGCGCTCACCGACGCATCCACCTGCCTCGACTCCCTCGCCACCTACACcgcccccggcgccggcgccgacgtcgacgcgcTCAGGAAGCGGGTGGTGGCCACGTCGCAGGCCACCAGCAacgccctcgccctcgtcaACCAGCTCGACCCCCATCACCACCAGTAA
- the LOC102717336 gene encoding uncharacterized protein LOC102717336 — protein MAEIVRSAIVGEAVSRIFSGIISKHEDNSDEGDNIERLEMAHIKIEAAIETSNKWQITDMPLLCWQKKLKRASQECDDMLHRCKQRAIEDNEIEDQVEQSSFPRRVTHATKLFILSFIGHNNDDYYSSSAVVRRFERIADSADEFLRFVQLGGRPRQYLFFDPLIAHLFAGKLLTYQILHDGSQYHYFSICPMSFEERGLEAMLSFIYEDCKVPKNSFRLRIMLRLSESTDIMGITAKCLQLATPQFKSTAEVVIRELTLLPTQDFSWLSQYECESLEHWNNVHSTLTQRFRPDPLCCYRGYIPACSSNSTRISSLSSIFPEPVSDMFLQCHISLSEYNNMQGSPTTRDDTSSLDNFPLLKIGILFTPHDSVEDLKLVNANKSYVVETIDGGNQLTMDVDVTQHRRLEEMLPKAIDYLYQNAEASTYQVSWKSKHGSAHFGVVKTSMAPMLPGARRTTRRQGRRNKIEAQMIKNGQWKEALRDYLKLLAMRSSDDLQCWFMAWLNHRN, from the coding sequence ATGGCTGAGATTGTCAGATCTGCCATTGTTGGGGAGGCTGTTAGCAGAATCTTTTCTGGTATTATCAGCAAGCATGAGGACAACTCAGATGAAGGAGACAACATAGAGAGGCTGGAGATGGCACACATTAAGATAGAGGCTGCAATTGAGACTTCCAACAAGTGGCAGATCACCGACATGCCATTGCTATGTTGGCAAAAGAAGCTGAAGCGTGCGTCTCAAGAATGTGATGATATGTTGCACAGATGCAAGCAACGCGCTATAGAAGACAACGAAATCGAAGACCAGGTGGAGCAGTCCTCATTTCCTAGACGTGTTACTCATGCAACCAAATTATTCATCCTCTCATTCATTGGCCACAATAATGATGATTACTACTCAAGCAGTGCTGTTGTTCGAAGATTTGAGAGGATTGCGGATAGTGCTGATGAGTTTCTGAGGTTTGTGCAGCTAGGCGGAAGACCACGGCAATATCTGTTCTTCGACCCTCTTATTGCCCATCTTTTCGCAGGCAAATTGCTCACGTATCAAATATTGCATGATGGAAGTCAATACCACTATTTCTCTATATGTCCTATGAGTTTTGAGGAGCGCGGACTGGAGGCCATGCTGTCCTTTATCTATGAAGACTGCAAGGTGCCCAAGAACAGTTTTCGTCTAAGAATCATGCTGCGTCTTTCAGAAAGTACAGACATCATGGGGATTACAGCCAAGTGTTTACAACTGGCCACACCTCAGTTCAAGTCCACTGCTGAGGTTGTTATCAGGGAGCTCACTCTGCTCCCTACACAAGATTTCTCATGGTTGTCGCAATATGAATGTGAAAGCCTGGAACACTGGAACAATGTTCACAGCACTTTGACTCAACGGTTCCGGCCAGATCCATTGTGTTGCTATAGAGGATACATTCCTGCTTGTAGCAGCAACAGCACAAGAATTAGTAGTTTGTCAAGCATATTTCCAGAACCAGTCTCTGACATGTTTCTACAATGTCACATCTCACTATCGGAATATAACAACATGCAGGGATCTCCAACCACCAGAGATGATACATCTTCACTTGATAATTTCCCTCTCTTGAAGATTGGGATTCTCTTCACGCCACATGACTCTGTGGAAGACCTCAAGCTTGTTAATGCAAACAAGAGCTATGTTGTAGAGACGATTGATGGAGGCAATCAACTGACTATGGATGTAGATGTTACTCAGCATCGCCGACTGGAAGAGATGCTTCCCAAGGCGATCGACTATCTTTACCAAAATGCTGAGGCAAGCACGTACCAGGTGTCCTGGAAATCCAAACATGGCAGTGCACACTTTGGTGTGGTGAAGACAAGTATGGCGCCGATGCTGCCAGGAGCACGTCGAACCACGCGGCGGCAAGGTAGGAGGAACAAGATTGAGGCGCAGATGATAAAGAACGGGCAGTGGAAAGAGGCATTGAGAGATTACCTCAAACTCTTAGCCATGCGTTCATCTGATGATTTGCAGTGTTGGTTCATGGCATGGCTCAATCATCGAAACTAA